The nucleotide sequence GACCGGCGTGAACTCGGCCAGCATCAGCGCCACGGTCCCGATGGCGATCACCACCGGCAGCAGACCGAGGAAGATGTCCGCCACGTTGAAACCGGCCGATTTCACCAGCTTGAGCGGGCCCGGCGCATGCTCGGCGCGCGCGACGGCCATGCCGAGTGAGTAACGCAGCACGCCACAGTCGCTCTGGTTCTCTTCACTGATCTGGCAGCCGACCGGCTCGTGGTAGTCATCACGCTTGCGCGACAGCGGCGGCAGACGCGGCACGATGACGGCGGCGATCAGGCCTGCGATGACGACGGTCAGATAGAAGGGCACGAACAGGTGATTGATGTTCATGAAGCTGGTGACCAGCAACGCGAAGGCGATCGAGACCACCGAGAAGTTGGTGGCGATCACCGCCGCTTCGCGCTTGCTGTAGAAGCCCTGCTCGTACTGCTGCGTGGTGATCAGCACGCCGACGGTGCCGGAGCCCATCCACGAGGCGGTGGCATCGATGGCGCTGCGACCGGGTAGATTGAAGATGGCGCGGAACGGACGGCGCACCAGGCTGCCGATGAATTCCATGAAGCCGAAGTCGACCAGCAGCGGCAGCAGAATGGCCGCGAAGAAGAAGAAGGTCAGCAGGACAGGGGCGAGATCATTGAGCATCACGCCGCCGGTGAAGGCCGCCGTGACGGCGGCTGGCCCCCACTGGAAGTAGGTCATCAGCGCGAAGATGGCGCCGAGGGCGCGCATGGCAAACCACACCGGCGCGACATCGAACAGCTCATGTGCCGCGCCCTGACGTGCCCAGTTCGGCTTGGCGAGCTTGACGAAGCCGGTGAGGATCACCGACAGACACAGCACCGCGACGGCGATGGCGGGCAAGGCGCTGCCGAGCGTGGCCTTGAGCCAATCGGCCATCAGGCCCATGCCGATGTTGATGGTGTCGCCAACGCTGAACGGCACCAGGAAGAAGCTGACGCCGAGCAGTGACGGCACCAGGAATTTCATCAGCCCCCTGGCCGTCAGCGGCACCGGGCGGGTGGCGATCAGGTCCTTCTTCGGGCGGGCCGCTGGGGTCGCGGCGGAGTCAGACGCGGAGTCATGCTGGGACGGTGCGTGCTCCGCCGTCGGGTCGATGCTGGTTGTCATTCGGGTCACCTTGATCTTGTTGTAATGGTCAGGCTCTGATCGGTCATTCGGCATGCGACATGCCGTCTTCGCGGGGGATTCTTCACGTGCCAGAGACGGGACAGGCCCCTGGCACGCGACCCGCCCTCCGGCGGGGTCTTTCACTGGCAATGGAGGTGCGGTGCGACTCAGTCGCGCTGTTGCACGCCCGGCAGTACGCAGAGCATCTCGTAGAGCAGGGTCGCGCCCATCAGCGCGGTGTTGCCGCTGGTGTCGTAGGGCGGGGAGACTTCCATCAGGTCACCGCCGACGATATTGAGGCCACGTGCGCCGCGCACGATTTCCATGCCCTGGGGCATGGTCAGGCCGCCGGCTTCCACGGTGCCGGTACCGGGGGCGACGGAGGGGTCCAGT is from Cobetia marina and encodes:
- a CDS encoding YjiH family protein, producing the protein MKFLVPSLLGVSFFLVPFSVGDTINIGMGLMADWLKATLGSALPAIAVAVLCLSVILTGFVKLAKPNWARQGAAHELFDVAPVWFAMRALGAIFALMTYFQWGPAAVTAAFTGGVMLNDLAPVLLTFFFFAAILLPLLVDFGFMEFIGSLVRRPFRAIFNLPGRSAIDATASWMGSGTVGVLITTQQYEQGFYSKREAAVIATNFSVVSIAFALLVTSFMNINHLFVPFYLTVVIAGLIAAVIVPRLPPLSRKRDDYHEPVGCQISEENQSDCGVLRYSLGMAVARAEHAPGPLKLVKSAGFNVADIFLGLLPVVIAIGTVALMLAEFTPVFTWLSYPMIPLLELLQIPHAAEAAPATLVGFADMFLPAVLAKDIDSELTRFVIACLSLTQLIYMSEIGALLLKSKIPLKIWELVAIFVLRTLITLPIIAGIAHVFVF